From a single Streptomyces liliifuscus genomic region:
- the topA gene encoding type I DNA topoisomerase, protein MSPTSETAHGGRRLVIVESPAKAKTIKGYLGPGYVVEASVGHIRDLPNGAAEVPEQYTGEVRRLGVDVDNDFQPIYVVNADKRAQVKKLKDLLKDSDELFLATDEDREGEAIAWHLQEVLKPKVPVKRMVFHEITKAAIQAAVANPRELNQKLVDAQETRRILDRLYGYEVSPVLWKKVMPRLSAGRVQSVATRLVVERERERIAFRSAEYWDLTGTFGTGRAGDASDPASLVARLTAVDGKRVAQGRDFDSLGQIKGANTLHLDEANARALAAALENTNFSVRSVESKPYRRSPYAPFRTTTLQQEASRKLGFGAKATMQVAQKLYENGFITYMRTDSTTLSDTAITAARAQVTQLYGASYLPDKPRTYAGKVKNAQEAHEAIRPSGDRFRTPAETGLTGDQFKLYELIWKRTVASQMKDAVGNSVTVKIAGTASDGRDAEFSASGKTITFHGFLKAYVEGADDPNAELDDRERRLPQVNEGDPLSAEEISVDGHATKPPARYTEASLVKELEEREIGRPSTYASIIGTILDRGYVFKKGTALVPSFLSFAVVNLLEKHFGRLVDYDFTAKMEDDLDRIARGEAQAIPWLRRFYFGEGDATGAAEAGNGDGDHLGGLKELVTDLGAIDAREVSSFRVDGSDIMLRVGRYGPYVERGEKDSENHQRADVPEDLAPDELTVELAEELLAKPSGDFELGADPQSGHQIIARDGRYGPYVTEVLPEGTPKTGKNAVKPRTASLFKSMSLDTVTLADALKLMSLPRVVGKDAEGVEITAQNGRYGPYLKKGTDSRSLQAEDQLFTITLDEALAIYAQPKQRGRAAAKPPLKELGADPVSGQPVVVKDGRFGPYVTDGETNATLRSGDSVEEITPERGFELLAEKRAKSPAKKTAKKAAAKKAPAKKAPAKKTAAKKTAATKTAAKKTTAKKTTAKKATASRATAED, encoded by the coding sequence TTGTCCCCGACCAGCGAGACCGCACACGGCGGCCGCCGACTCGTCATCGTCGAGTCGCCCGCCAAGGCGAAGACGATCAAGGGCTATCTCGGCCCCGGCTACGTCGTCGAAGCGAGCGTCGGGCACATCCGCGACCTCCCCAACGGCGCCGCGGAGGTGCCCGAGCAGTACACCGGCGAGGTGCGCCGCCTCGGTGTGGACGTCGACAACGACTTCCAGCCGATCTACGTGGTCAACGCTGACAAGAGGGCCCAGGTCAAGAAGCTCAAGGACCTGCTCAAGGACTCCGACGAACTCTTCCTCGCCACCGATGAGGACCGCGAGGGCGAGGCCATCGCCTGGCACCTCCAGGAGGTGCTGAAGCCCAAGGTCCCGGTCAAGCGGATGGTCTTCCACGAGATCACCAAGGCCGCGATCCAGGCCGCCGTCGCCAACCCGCGCGAGCTCAACCAGAAGCTGGTCGACGCCCAGGAGACCCGCCGCATCCTCGACCGTCTCTACGGCTACGAGGTCTCGCCGGTCCTCTGGAAGAAGGTCATGCCGCGTCTGTCGGCGGGCCGTGTCCAGTCCGTGGCGACCCGCCTGGTCGTCGAGCGGGAGCGCGAGCGCATCGCCTTCCGCTCCGCCGAGTACTGGGACCTGACCGGCACGTTCGGCACCGGCCGCGCCGGTGACGCGAGCGACCCGGCCTCCCTGGTCGCCCGTCTGACCGCGGTCGACGGCAAGCGCGTCGCCCAGGGCCGCGACTTCGACTCGCTCGGCCAGATCAAGGGCGCGAACACGCTCCACCTCGACGAGGCCAACGCCCGCGCGCTGGCCGCCGCCCTGGAGAACACGAACTTCTCCGTACGGTCCGTCGAGTCGAAGCCGTACCGCCGTTCGCCGTACGCGCCGTTCCGTACGACGACGCTCCAGCAGGAGGCCAGCCGCAAGCTCGGCTTCGGCGCGAAGGCCACGATGCAGGTGGCGCAGAAGCTGTACGAGAACGGCTTCATCACCTACATGCGTACGGACTCCACGACCCTCTCGGACACCGCGATCACCGCGGCCCGGGCCCAGGTCACGCAGCTCTACGGCGCGAGCTATCTGCCGGACAAGCCGCGTACGTACGCCGGGAAGGTCAAGAACGCGCAGGAGGCGCACGAGGCGATCCGCCCCTCGGGTGATCGTTTCCGCACGCCGGCCGAGACGGGTCTGACCGGTGACCAGTTCAAGCTGTACGAGCTGATCTGGAAGCGGACCGTCGCCTCCCAGATGAAGGACGCGGTCGGAAACTCCGTCACCGTGAAGATCGCGGGCACGGCCTCCGACGGCCGTGACGCCGAGTTCAGCGCGTCCGGCAAGACCATCACCTTCCACGGCTTCCTCAAGGCCTACGTCGAGGGCGCGGACGACCCGAACGCCGAGCTGGACGACCGCGAGCGCCGCCTTCCGCAGGTCAACGAGGGCGACCCGCTGTCCGCCGAGGAGATCTCGGTCGACGGCCACGCGACCAAGCCCCCGGCCCGCTACACCGAGGCCAGCCTGGTCAAGGAGCTCGAAGAGCGCGAGATCGGCCGCCCGTCGACGTACGCGTCGATCATCGGCACGATCCTCGACCGCGGCTATGTGTTCAAGAAGGGCACGGCACTCGTCCCGTCCTTCCTGTCCTTCGCCGTGGTCAACCTCCTGGAGAAGCACTTCGGGCGGCTCGTCGACTACGACTTCACCGCCAAGATGGAGGACGACCTCGACCGCATCGCGCGGGGCGAGGCCCAGGCCATTCCGTGGCTCAGGCGCTTCTACTTCGGCGAGGGCGACGCGACCGGCGCCGCGGAGGCCGGCAACGGCGACGGGGACCACCTCGGCGGTCTCAAGGAGCTCGTCACCGACCTCGGTGCCATCGACGCCCGCGAGGTCTCGTCGTTCCGCGTGGACGGCAGCGACATCATGCTGCGCGTCGGCCGCTACGGCCCCTACGTCGAGCGCGGCGAGAAGGACTCCGAGAACCACCAGCGCGCCGACGTGCCCGAGGACCTGGCGCCCGACGAGCTGACCGTCGAGCTCGCGGAGGAGCTGCTCGCCAAGCCGAGCGGTGACTTCGAGCTCGGCGCCGACCCCCAGTCGGGCCACCAGATCATCGCCAGGGACGGCCGCTACGGCCCGTACGTCACCGAGGTGCTCCCCGAGGGCACCCCGAAGACCGGCAAGAACGCCGTGAAGCCGCGTACGGCCTCGCTGTTCAAGTCGATGTCCCTCGACACGGTGACGCTGGCCGACGCCCTCAAGCTGATGTCGCTGCCGCGCGTCGTCGGCAAGGACGCCGAGGGCGTGGAGATCACCGCACAGAACGGGCGCTACGGGCCGTACCTGAAGAAGGGCACCGACTCGCGCTCCCTCCAGGCCGAGGACCAGCTCTTCACGATCACCCTCGACGAGGCCCTGGCGATCTACGCACAGCCCAAGCAGCGCGGGCGCGCCGCCGCCAAGCCGCCGCTGAAGGAGCTCGGCGCGGACCCGGTCAGCGGGCAGCCCGTCGTCGTCAAGGACGGCCGCTTCGGTCCGTACGTCACCGACGGCGAGACCAACGCCACCCTGCGGTCCGGCGACAGCGTCGAGGAGATCACTCCGGAGCGCGGCTTCGAGCTGCTCGCGGAGAAGCGCGCGAAGTCGCCCGCCAAGAAGACGGCGAAGAAGGCGGCCGCCAAGAAGGCCCCGGCCAAGAAGGCGCCGGCGAAGAAAACCGCCGCCAAGAAGACCGCGGCCACGAAAACGGCAGCAAAGAAGACCACTGCCAAGAAGACGACCGCAAAGAAGGCGACGGCTTCCCGGGCGACGGCCGAGGACTGA
- a CDS encoding small secreted protein — MEGTNPVNKKLAAALSGGAVLVLALSGCSSDDSSDKLNSWAKQVCDAVQPQAVKIEAANTAIQKQTSDNSTPADVQKTDSKAFQDMSDAYKAIGAAVDKAGAPDVDDGEKKQKDAVTELNTISSSYADLKKQVDGLDTKDQAKFADGLKGIATQLDKLSQSGNDALKKLEEGDVGKAMAKQESCKSASTSPSASKA; from the coding sequence ATGGAAGGGACCAATCCGGTGAACAAGAAGCTCGCGGCCGCACTGTCCGGCGGTGCGGTACTGGTACTGGCGCTGTCGGGATGCAGCAGTGACGACAGCAGCGACAAGCTGAACTCCTGGGCCAAGCAGGTGTGTGACGCGGTGCAGCCGCAGGCGGTGAAGATCGAGGCCGCCAATACCGCGATCCAGAAGCAGACCTCGGACAACAGCACCCCGGCGGACGTCCAGAAGACCGACTCCAAGGCCTTCCAGGACATGTCCGACGCCTACAAGGCGATCGGCGCAGCCGTGGACAAGGCCGGGGCCCCCGACGTCGACGACGGCGAGAAGAAGCAGAAGGACGCCGTCACGGAGCTCAACACGATCTCCTCCTCGTACGCCGACCTCAAGAAGCAGGTCGACGGCCTCGACACCAAGGACCAAGCGAAGTTCGCCGACGGTCTCAAGGGGATCGCCACCCAGCTCGACAAGCTCAGCCAGAGCGGCAACGACGCCCTCAAGAAGCTGGAGGAGGGTGACGTGGGCAAGGCGATGGCCAAGCAGGAGAGCTGCAAGTCCGCCTCGACGTCGCCGTCGGCCAGCAAGGCCTGA
- the tmk gene encoding dTMP kinase has protein sequence MTRAEQPTAHNPAPDDALVADSRERAVRALLRVPQLRRLWSAQLVGGIGDALALLVLVLLALQAAVSDGSFGGGYRGVALAVSAVFGARILATLLFGAVLLGPLTSLTSQEGPLDRRWTMVGADGVRAALLIIAPLWIDWTPENALAVLLVTAFVIGVAERFWMVCRESAAPALLPAPPLEGATVRPLPDHMDALRRLSLRTGFVAVPLAAATLLVAALVNNLLGAGIAWFELHQAALASYVSAGLFAASLSVLTFLELPNTRTPRARSPLEGLRRPKTGTGIDKGRTGAIPLLVLACAAVAGAIAAAVAVSVLHAKDLGGGPVTYGLLVLALTGGVVIGIRTAAKLLPSLSRRRLLALAIAFTGIALLAAGLVPDVTTVILIVGLAGVGAGVAANTGHALLDQEAEEYRRTRTTEHLHAVVRVFVALGALVAPLVAAAIGPHRVENGKFVFAHGGAAFTLMLVGALLLPVAALVLAKADDRSGVPLRHDLLDALRGGDDPVQAAAVKGFFIALEGGDGAGKSTQAEALAEWIRAKGHEVVVTREPGATPVGKRLRSILLDVSSAGLSHRAEALLYAADRAEHVDTVVRPALERGAVVVSDRYIDSSVAYQGAGRDLSPTEIARINRWATDGLVPHLTVLLDVPPETARERFTEAPDRLESEPAEFHARVRSGFLTLAAADPGRYLVVDAGQEPEAVTTVIRHRLDVVLPLSEAEIKAKEEARKAAEEEARRRAEEEAARKAEEERLERERQEQLARLRAEEEERKQRELEEAQRREAERQAEEARQRAEAARVRAEQEQARQLAEEQALAAEEARRRKQAEEEARLRAEAEERRLEKQRKAEEALLRAEQARRAAEAQREAEASSAAAAAAAAAAASDSASSAATGVADSGASGAAGGSGASGSGGSGGAGSGGSAAGRDHESTVPTPVVTPTNASGGPADETAVLPPVPPRGAGPDDTRPDDAETTVLPQPPAPQGAADETAVLPPVRPGSAVDETAVLPPVGRGPAADETAVLPPVREDRGGGEQGSGPADRVPPGYFRDERPGSDGTDARTRELPQVDEDGTPRRRPRSDWAEETPLDDLPTLADELLGPRDEDEPDEGRGRRRR, from the coding sequence ATGACGCGAGCCGAGCAGCCAACGGCCCACAACCCGGCCCCCGACGACGCCCTGGTCGCAGATTCACGGGAGCGCGCCGTCCGGGCGCTGCTGCGTGTGCCGCAACTGAGGCGCCTGTGGAGCGCCCAGCTGGTGGGCGGCATCGGCGACGCCCTCGCGCTGCTCGTGCTGGTGCTGCTCGCCCTCCAGGCGGCGGTCTCCGACGGCTCCTTCGGAGGCGGCTACCGCGGAGTGGCCCTCGCCGTGTCGGCGGTCTTCGGGGCACGGATTCTCGCCACCCTGCTCTTCGGGGCGGTCCTGCTAGGCCCGCTCACGTCCCTCACCTCCCAGGAGGGGCCGCTCGACCGCCGCTGGACCATGGTCGGCGCGGACGGTGTGCGGGCGGCGCTGCTGATCATCGCCCCCCTGTGGATCGACTGGACGCCGGAGAACGCGCTGGCCGTGCTCCTGGTGACGGCCTTCGTGATCGGGGTCGCCGAGCGCTTCTGGATGGTGTGCCGCGAGAGCGCGGCGCCCGCGCTGCTGCCCGCGCCGCCGCTGGAGGGCGCGACGGTACGCCCGCTGCCGGACCACATGGACGCGCTGCGGCGCCTTTCACTGCGTACGGGATTCGTGGCGGTGCCGCTCGCGGCGGCCACGCTCCTCGTCGCCGCGCTCGTCAACAACCTGCTGGGCGCCGGCATCGCGTGGTTCGAGCTGCACCAGGCGGCGCTCGCCTCGTACGTCTCGGCGGGCCTGTTCGCCGCCTCCCTCTCGGTGCTCACCTTCCTCGAACTGCCCAATACGCGCACCCCCCGCGCGCGGTCGCCGCTCGAAGGGCTGCGCCGTCCCAAGACGGGCACCGGCATCGACAAGGGCCGTACCGGGGCCATCCCGCTCCTGGTGCTCGCCTGCGCGGCCGTCGCCGGGGCGATCGCGGCGGCCGTCGCCGTCTCCGTGCTGCACGCCAAGGACCTCGGCGGCGGGCCGGTGACGTACGGACTGCTGGTGCTCGCGCTCACCGGCGGTGTCGTGATCGGCATCCGTACGGCCGCAAAGCTGCTGCCGTCCCTGTCCCGGCGCCGGCTGCTCGCGCTGGCGATCGCCTTCACGGGGATCGCGCTGCTCGCCGCGGGCCTCGTCCCGGACGTCACCACGGTCATCCTGATCGTCGGCCTGGCCGGCGTCGGCGCGGGCGTCGCCGCCAACACCGGCCACGCCCTGCTGGACCAGGAGGCCGAGGAGTACCGGCGCACGCGTACGACGGAACACCTGCACGCGGTCGTACGGGTCTTCGTCGCCCTGGGCGCGCTCGTGGCCCCCCTGGTGGCCGCCGCCATCGGCCCGCACCGCGTGGAGAACGGCAAGTTCGTGTTCGCGCACGGCGGCGCGGCCTTCACGCTGATGCTGGTCGGCGCGCTGCTGCTGCCGGTGGCCGCGCTGGTGCTGGCCAAGGCCGACGACCGCTCCGGAGTGCCGCTGCGGCACGACCTGCTGGACGCGCTGCGCGGCGGGGACGACCCCGTGCAGGCGGCTGCCGTGAAGGGCTTCTTCATCGCCCTGGAGGGCGGCGACGGGGCCGGGAAGTCGACCCAGGCCGAGGCGCTCGCGGAGTGGATCCGCGCCAAGGGGCACGAGGTCGTGGTGACGCGCGAGCCGGGCGCCACACCCGTCGGGAAGCGGCTGCGGTCGATCCTGCTCGATGTGTCGTCGGCCGGTCTCTCGCACCGCGCGGAGGCACTGCTGTACGCCGCTGACCGCGCGGAGCACGTGGACACCGTCGTGCGGCCCGCCCTGGAGCGGGGCGCGGTGGTCGTCTCCGACCGCTACATCGACTCCTCCGTGGCGTACCAGGGGGCCGGGCGTGACCTGTCCCCGACCGAGATCGCCCGGATCAACCGGTGGGCGACCGACGGCCTTGTGCCTCATCTGACCGTGCTGCTCGACGTTCCGCCGGAGACCGCCCGTGAGCGGTTCACGGAGGCGCCGGACCGGCTGGAGTCGGAGCCCGCCGAGTTCCACGCGCGCGTGCGGTCCGGTTTCCTGACGCTCGCCGCCGCCGACCCGGGGCGCTATCTGGTCGTCGACGCCGGGCAGGAGCCCGAAGCCGTCACGACCGTGATCCGGCATCGGCTCGATGTGGTGCTCCCGCTCTCCGAGGCCGAGATCAAGGCCAAGGAGGAGGCCCGCAAGGCCGCCGAGGAGGAGGCACGTCGGCGCGCCGAGGAAGAGGCCGCCCGCAAGGCCGAGGAGGAGCGGCTGGAGCGCGAGCGCCAGGAGCAGCTCGCCCGGCTGCGCGCGGAGGAAGAGGAGCGCAAGCAGCGCGAGCTGGAGGAGGCCCAGCGGCGCGAGGCCGAGCGGCAGGCCGAGGAGGCCAGGCAGCGCGCCGAGGCGGCACGCGTGCGTGCCGAGCAGGAACAGGCGCGGCAGCTCGCGGAGGAGCAGGCCCTCGCGGCCGAGGAGGCGCGCAGGCGCAAGCAGGCCGAGGAGGAGGCGCGGCTCCGGGCCGAGGCCGAGGAGCGGCGCCTGGAGAAGCAGCGGAAGGCCGAGGAGGCGTTGCTCCGGGCCGAGCAGGCTCGGCGGGCGGCGGAGGCGCAGAGGGAGGCGGAGGCTTCCAGCGCGGCTGCCGCGGCTGCTGCCGCTGCGGCGGCTTCGGATTCGGCTTCGAGTGCGGCTACTGGTGTTGCGGATTCCGGGGCTTCTGGGGCTGCCGGTGGTTCCGGCGCTTCCGGTTCCGGGGGTTCCGGAGGGGCTGGTTCAGGTGGTTCGGCGGCGGGTCGTGACCACGAGAGCACGGTGCCGACGCCCGTCGTGACACCCACGAACGCGTCCGGAGGGCCGGCCGACGAGACGGCGGTGCTTCCTCCGGTGCCGCCTCGCGGGGCCGGGCCGGACGATACCCGGCCCGACGACGCCGAGACGACCGTGCTGCCGCAGCCTCCGGCGCCGCAGGGAGCGGCCGACGAGACGGCTGTGCTGCCGCCGGTGAGGCCCGGTTCCGCCGTGGACGAGACGGCTGTGCTGCCGCCGGTCGGGCGTGGTCCCGCCGCGGATGAGACGGCTGTCCTTCCTCCCGTACGGGAGGACCGTGGTGGCGGCGAGCAGGGGAGCGGCCCGGCGGATCGGGTGCCCCCGGGGTACTTCCGTGACGAGCGGCCCGGGAGCGACGGCACCGACGCCCGTACGCGCGAGTTGCCTCAGGTCGACGAGGACGGCACGCCTCGGCGACGGCCCCGTTCGGACTGGGCGGAGGAGACTCCGCTGGACGACCTCCCGACGCTGGCGGACGAACTGCTGGGTCCCCGTGACGAGGACGAGCCGGACGAGGGGCGGGGGCGCCGCCGTCGCTGA
- a CDS encoding sodium-translocating pyrophosphatase, with amino-acid sequence MAGLSTPHQFDQPTTFAAAVLTDDNRLIVMVIAAVALAALVVAGVLVRQVLAAGEGTESMKKIAVAIQEGANAYLGRQMRTLGVFAVVVFFLLMLLPADDWNQRAGRSVFFLIGAAFSATTGYIGMWLAVRSNVRVAAAAREATPAEGEPEKDLTAVSHKAMKIAFRTGGVVGMFTVGLGLLGASCVVLVYAADAPKVLEGFGLGAALIAMFMRVGGGIFTKAADVGADLVGKVEQGIPEDDPRNAATIADNVGDNVGDCAGMAADLFESYAVTLVAALILGKAAFGDFGLAFPLIVPAIGVLTAMIGIFAVAPRRADRSGMSAINRGFFISAVISLALVAAAVFAYLPSSYADLDGVTDEAILGHAGDPRFLALVAVAIGIVLAALIQQLTGYFTETTRRPVRDIGKTSLTGPATVVLAGISLGLESAVYTALLIGLGVYGAFLLGGTSIMLALFAVALAGTGLLTTVGVIVAMDTFGPVSDNAQGIAEMSGDVEGAGAQVLTDLDAVGNTTKAITKGIAIATAVLAAAALFGSYRDAILTAANEVGEKVSGPGAPMNLMMDISQPNNLVGLIAGAAVVFLFSGLAINAVSRSAGAVVYEVRRQFREHPGIMDYTEKPEYGRVVDICTKDALRELATPGLLAVLTPIAIGFTLGVGALGSFLAGAIGTGTLMAVFLANSGGAWDNAKKLVEDGHHGGKGSEAHAATVIGDTIGDPFKDTAGPAINPLLKVMNLVALLIAPAVVKFSYGEDKSVGMRVLIAVLSLAVIVGAVYVSKRRGIAVGDEGNSERVAKSVDPAVVS; translated from the coding sequence ATGGCGGGGCTTTCTACCCCTCATCAGTTTGACCAACCCACAACCTTCGCAGCCGCAGTACTGACCGACGACAATCGTCTCATCGTGATGGTCATCGCGGCCGTCGCCCTTGCGGCGCTTGTCGTCGCCGGGGTCCTGGTACGCCAGGTACTCGCGGCGGGCGAGGGCACCGAGAGCATGAAGAAGATCGCGGTGGCGATCCAGGAGGGCGCGAATGCCTACCTGGGCCGGCAGATGCGCACGCTCGGCGTTTTCGCCGTCGTGGTGTTCTTCCTGCTCATGCTGCTGCCCGCGGACGACTGGAATCAGCGCGCCGGACGATCGGTCTTCTTCTTGATCGGCGCGGCGTTCTCGGCGACCACCGGCTATATCGGCATGTGGCTCGCCGTGCGCAGTAATGTCCGCGTGGCCGCCGCGGCCCGGGAAGCGACTCCGGCGGAGGGTGAGCCCGAAAAGGATCTCACCGCCGTCTCGCACAAAGCCATGAAGATCGCTTTCCGCACGGGCGGCGTCGTCGGCATGTTCACCGTGGGGCTCGGACTCCTTGGTGCGTCCTGTGTGGTTCTCGTCTACGCGGCCGACGCGCCCAAGGTCCTGGAGGGCTTCGGTCTCGGCGCCGCGCTGATCGCCATGTTCATGCGTGTCGGCGGTGGCATCTTCACCAAGGCCGCCGACGTCGGCGCCGACCTGGTCGGCAAGGTCGAGCAGGGCATTCCGGAGGACGACCCGCGCAATGCCGCGACCATCGCGGACAACGTGGGCGACAACGTCGGCGACTGCGCCGGCATGGCCGCCGACCTCTTCGAGTCGTACGCCGTCACGCTCGTCGCCGCGCTGATCCTCGGCAAGGCGGCGTTCGGTGACTTCGGGCTCGCCTTCCCGCTGATCGTGCCCGCGATCGGCGTACTCACCGCCATGATCGGCATCTTCGCCGTGGCTCCGCGCCGTGCGGACCGCAGCGGGATGAGCGCCATCAACCGCGGGTTCTTCATCTCCGCGGTGATCTCGCTTGCGCTCGTCGCGGCGGCGGTCTTCGCCTATCTGCCGTCCTCGTACGCCGATTTGGACGGCGTCACGGACGAGGCCATCCTCGGTCATGCCGGCGACCCGCGGTTCCTCGCGCTCGTCGCGGTGGCCATCGGCATCGTCCTGGCCGCGCTGATCCAGCAGCTGACCGGCTACTTCACCGAGACCACCCGGCGTCCTGTCCGGGACATCGGCAAGACCTCGCTGACCGGCCCGGCCACCGTCGTCCTCGCCGGTATCTCGCTCGGTCTCGAATCGGCCGTCTACACCGCCCTGTTGATCGGCCTCGGCGTGTACGGGGCCTTCCTGCTCGGCGGTACGTCCATCATGCTGGCGCTCTTCGCGGTGGCCCTGGCCGGTACCGGTCTGCTCACCACGGTCGGCGTCATCGTCGCCATGGACACCTTCGGTCCGGTCTCCGACAACGCGCAGGGCATCGCCGAGATGTCCGGCGACGTCGAGGGCGCGGGCGCGCAGGTGCTCACCGACCTGGACGCCGTCGGCAACACGACCAAGGCCATCACCAAGGGCATCGCCATCGCCACCGCGGTACTGGCGGCGGCGGCGCTCTTCGGCTCGTACCGCGACGCGATCCTCACGGCCGCGAACGAAGTGGGCGAGAAGGTCTCGGGGCCCGGCGCGCCCATGAACCTGATGATGGACATCTCACAGCCCAACAACCTGGTCGGGCTCATCGCGGGCGCCGCGGTCGTCTTCCTCTTCTCGGGGCTGGCGATCAACGCGGTCTCGCGGTCCGCCGGGGCCGTGGTCTACGAGGTGCGGCGGCAGTTCCGCGAGCACCCCGGGATCATGGACTACACCGAGAAGCCCGAGTACGGGCGCGTCGTCGACATCTGCACCAAGGACGCGCTGCGCGAGCTGGCCACACCGGGTCTGCTCGCCGTACTGACGCCGATCGCGATCGGCTTCACGCTCGGGGTCGGCGCGCTCGGCTCGTTCCTCGCGGGAGCCATCGGCACCGGCACGCTGATGGCGGTGTTCCTCGCCAACTCCGGTGGCGCGTGGGACAACGCGAAGAAACTCGTCGAGGACGGCCACCACGGCGGCAAGGGCAGCGAGGCCCATGCCGCGACGGTGATCGGCGACACGATCGGCGACCCCTTCAAGGACACCGCGGGGCCGGCGATCAACCCTCTCCTGAAGGTGATGAACCTGGTGGCGCTGCTCATCGCGCCCGCGGTCGTCAAATTCAGCTACGGCGAGGACAAGAGCGTGGGCATGCGGGTTCTCATCGCGGTGCTCTCGCTCGCCGTCATCGTGGGCGCGGTGTACGTGTCCAAGCGGCGAGGCATCGCCGTGGGTGACGAGGGCAACTCCGAGCGGGTGGCCAAGTCGGTGGATCCGGCGGTGGTTTCGTAG
- a CDS encoding DUF7059 domain-containing protein — protein MSNSSLAPLPSSDRTDVTARLREALLGASFSADGLLDLLGAPAYAALARSETVPALRATRGDSPLEALVRLFLLQQPVPRARVADVLPVEDCLESGWLAQTGGDELAATVDVRPYGGPGGEDWFIVSDLGCAVGGAGGIGSHDEGVVLGVGGASTTLAGITVRKPVGSALDLGTGSGIQALHAAQHATRVTATDLNPRALHITALTLALSGAPAADLREGSLFGPIADDETYDLIVSNPPFVISPGARLTYRDGGMGGDDLCRTLVQEAGDRLNDGGYAQFLANWQHVEGEDWQDRLRSWVPRGCDAWIVQREVQDVTQYAELWLRDAGDHRSDPMEYQARYDAWLDEFEARKVKSVGFGWISLRKSAAAEPSVVVEEWPHSVEQPLGDTVRAHFDRVDYLRAHDDAALLAGHFILAGEVVQEQVGLPGAEDPEHVVLRQHRGMRRATKVDTVGAGFAGVCDGTLSAGRILDAIAQLVGEDPVLLRDRTPSQIRLLVEQGFIEPAR, from the coding sequence GTGAGTAACAGCAGCCTGGCACCGTTGCCCTCGTCCGACCGCACCGACGTCACCGCCCGCCTGCGGGAGGCCCTCCTGGGCGCCTCCTTCAGCGCCGACGGGCTGCTCGACCTGCTCGGCGCCCCCGCGTACGCGGCGCTGGCCCGCAGCGAGACCGTGCCCGCGCTCCGGGCCACCCGGGGCGACTCACCGCTGGAGGCGCTCGTCCGCCTCTTCCTGCTGCAGCAGCCGGTGCCCCGCGCGCGCGTGGCGGACGTCCTGCCGGTGGAGGACTGCCTGGAGAGCGGCTGGCTGGCCCAAACCGGCGGGGACGAGCTCGCGGCGACGGTCGACGTACGGCCGTACGGCGGCCCGGGCGGCGAGGACTGGTTCATCGTCTCCGACCTCGGCTGCGCGGTCGGCGGGGCCGGCGGCATCGGCAGCCATGACGAAGGAGTCGTACTCGGGGTGGGCGGTGCGTCCACGACGCTCGCGGGCATCACGGTGCGCAAACCGGTGGGCTCGGCCCTCGATCTCGGCACCGGCTCCGGGATCCAGGCCCTGCACGCCGCGCAGCACGCCACGCGCGTGACCGCGACCGACCTCAACCCCCGCGCGCTGCACATCACCGCGCTCACGCTCGCCCTGTCCGGTGCCCCGGCGGCGGACCTGCGCGAGGGCTCCCTCTTCGGACCGATCGCCGACGACGAGACGTACGACCTGATCGTCTCCAATCCGCCCTTCGTGATCTCTCCCGGCGCCCGGCTCACCTACCGCGACGGCGGGATGGGCGGGGACGATCTGTGCCGCACGCTCGTTCAGGAGGCGGGCGACCGGCTGAACGACGGGGGGTACGCGCAGTTCCTCGCCAACTGGCAGCACGTGGAGGGCGAGGACTGGCAGGACCGGCTGCGGTCCTGGGTGCCGCGCGGCTGTGACGCGTGGATCGTGCAGCGCGAGGTCCAGGACGTCACGCAGTACGCCGAACTGTGGCTGCGGGACGCGGGCGACCACCGCTCCGACCCGATGGAGTACCAGGCGCGGTACGACGCGTGGCTGGACGAGTTCGAGGCGCGGAAGGTGAAGTCCGTCGGCTTCGGCTGGATCAGCCTGCGCAAGTCGGCGGCCGCCGAGCCCTCGGTCGTCGTGGAGGAGTGGCCGCACTCCGTCGAACAGCCGCTCGGCGACACCGTCCGCGCGCACTTCGACCGCGTGGACTATCTGCGGGCGCACGACGACGCGGCCCTGCTCGCCGGGCACTTCATCCTCGCGGGCGAGGTCGTGCAGGAGCAGGTCGGACTGCCCGGCGCCGAGGACCCCGAGCACGTCGTGCTGCGCCAACACCGCGGGATGCGGCGGGCCACCAAGGTGGACACGGTCGGTGCGGGCTTCGCGGGCGTCTGCGACGGCACGCTGAGCGCGGGCCGGATCCTGGACGCCATCGCCCAACTCGTCGGAGAGGACCCGGTCCTGCTGCGGGACCGAACCCCGTCCCAGATCCGGCTGCTGGTCGAGCAGGGGTTCATCGAGCCCGCACGGTGA